From a single Candidatus Dormiibacterota bacterium genomic region:
- the rpsI gene encoding 30S ribosomal protein S9 has protein sequence MPASEHYYNGTGRRKNAVARVRLIPGDGVLVINGKSPSEYFGRRDLETIVTQPLRVTDTIGRFVASIKVQGGGVAGQAGAVCHGIARALCLADENLREPLKRAGLLTRDPREKERKKYGLKRARKAPQYTKR, from the coding sequence GTGCCAGCCAGTGAGCACTACTACAACGGCACCGGCCGTCGGAAGAACGCGGTGGCGCGCGTCCGCCTGATCCCCGGCGACGGCGTCCTCGTCATCAACGGCAAGTCGCCGAGCGAGTACTTCGGCCGGCGCGACCTGGAGACCATCGTCACCCAGCCGCTGCGGGTCACCGACACCATCGGTCGGTTCGTGGCCAGCATCAAGGTGCAGGGGGGCGGCGTCGCCGGCCAGGCCGGTGCGGTCTGCCACGGCATCGCCCGCGCCCTCTGCCTCGCCGACGAGAACCTCCGGGAGCCGCTGAAGCGGGCCGGCCTCCTCACCCGCGACCCGCGGGAGAAGGAGCGCAAGAAGTACGGCCTCAAGCGGGCCCGCAAGGCCCCGCAGTACACCAAGCGCTGA